A genomic stretch from Methanobacterium sp. includes:
- the larC gene encoding nickel pincer cofactor biosynthesis protein LarC: protein MVVVIDPQNSGISGNMVLGALIDIGIDIGDVVEVMEYYASYFGDISVKINNVQKASINATYANVETTDKKHIEYSKFIKTLGNIKHEKIDDNILKFSKDVFNTLARAEAEVHGTSIDKVHFHEVGAADAVADVIGSAYCFYKLGLNTKKVYGMPVALGGGRIKSMHGNLSVPAPATLEILKNVPVFGGPENHELTTPTGAALYMNMVDEFCSFYPLITNRKIGYGAGKLDLEVPNILRIISGDSSIPTDNISILETNLDSVTGEVIGHTFDKLLDAGALDVVAVPILMKKNRPGHLLRVITKPKDCDAVSEAIIRETGTLGVRILPYVHRNIVNREIIPINIEIAGIKKDIQIKVGTIGDEIINYSPEYEDAKKIANEMNIPLKDVMKKANDAFKKLLDKY from the coding sequence ATGGTAGTTGTAATAGACCCTCAAAACTCAGGAATATCTGGAAACATGGTTTTAGGTGCCCTTATAGATATTGGTATTGATATTGGGGATGTAGTTGAAGTTATGGAATATTATGCTTCATATTTTGGAGATATAAGTGTTAAAATCAATAATGTTCAAAAAGCAAGTATTAATGCAACATATGCTAATGTTGAAACTACTGATAAAAAACATATTGAATATTCCAAGTTTATAAAAACTCTGGGTAACATTAAACACGAAAAAATTGATGATAATATCCTTAAATTTTCAAAAGATGTTTTTAATACTCTGGCAAGGGCTGAAGCTGAAGTTCATGGGACTTCCATAGATAAAGTTCATTTTCATGAGGTAGGTGCAGCAGATGCTGTTGCAGACGTGATTGGGTCAGCGTATTGCTTTTATAAGCTTGGATTGAACACTAAAAAAGTGTATGGAATGCCTGTTGCTCTTGGTGGGGGTCGAATTAAAAGTATGCACGGAAATTTAAGTGTTCCTGCACCTGCAACTCTTGAAATATTAAAAAATGTACCAGTATTCGGCGGTCCAGAAAATCATGAGCTTACAACACCAACAGGGGCAGCTCTTTATATGAATATGGTGGATGAATTCTGCAGTTTTTATCCGTTGATAACAAACAGGAAAATTGGTTATGGTGCAGGTAAACTGGATCTTGAGGTTCCCAATATTTTAAGGATCATAAGCGGAGATTCCAGTATTCCAACTGATAATATTTCTATTCTTGAAACTAATCTGGATAGTGTTACTGGGGAGGTAATTGGCCATACATTTGACAAGCTTTTAGATGCTGGAGCGCTTGATGTAGTGGCAGTCCCGATTTTAATGAAAAAAAACAGGCCCGGTCATCTTTTAAGAGTAATAACAAAACCAAAGGATTGTGACGCTGTTTCAGAAGCAATAATCAGGGAAACAGGAACTCTTGGTGTTAGGATATTACCTTATGTTCATAGGAATATTGTAAACCGGGAAATTATCCCTATTAACATCGAAATTGCAGGAATAAAGAAAGATATACAAATTAAAGTTGGAACTATCGGGGATGAAATAATAAATTATAGTCCAGAGTATGAGGATGCAAAAAAAATTGCTAATGAAATGAACATTCCTTTAAAGGATGTAATGAAAAAGGCAAACGATGCATTTAAGAAACTCTTAGATAAATATTAA
- a CDS encoding TIM44-like domain-containing protein, which produces MEVFAHGGGRGGSVGKIGKLFSGSSGSGDPVIDTNFLIILISFIVISLIIIGIIVWRFRKKNKDAKELAGEIEKYDEAWNIKNIEERVEDTFYKVHEARKERNPDISKDYISESLYRANKAYTSDLIARNHINVLEKVRLKNVRIMGIGDYKKDEMDYFWAYITGSMYDYFIDDFTGKVVAGEPAHLHQIREMWKFTRGLNGWILDKVNKNILSDLFSIKSFSEGYGNDSNNGYLICEDCGGYYMLESNEYPEEFGKCQCGGNLIYYHDLDEFLGDDDF; this is translated from the coding sequence TTGGAAGTTTTTGCTCATGGGGGAGGGAGAGGAGGTAGTGTTGGAAAAATAGGTAAGCTTTTTAGTGGTTCCTCAGGTTCAGGTGATCCAGTTATTGACACTAATTTTTTAATTATTTTAATCAGTTTCATTGTAATATCTTTAATTATAATTGGAATCATTGTTTGGAGGTTCCGTAAGAAAAATAAAGACGCTAAAGAGCTTGCGGGAGAAATAGAAAAATATGATGAAGCGTGGAACATTAAAAATATAGAAGAAAGGGTTGAAGATACATTTTATAAGGTACATGAGGCTAGAAAAGAGCGAAATCCAGATATATCTAAAGATTATATAAGTGAATCTCTTTACAGGGCGAATAAAGCATATACAAGTGATTTAATAGCCAGAAACCATATAAATGTCCTTGAGAAGGTTCGTTTAAAAAATGTAAGGATAATGGGAATAGGAGATTATAAAAAAGATGAAATGGATTATTTCTGGGCATATATAACTGGTTCAATGTATGATTACTTCATCGATGATTTTACAGGTAAAGTTGTAGCGGGAGAACCAGCTCATCTACACCAAATTAGAGAGATGTGGAAGTTTACAAGAGGTTTAAATGGGTGGATTCTTGATAAAGTGAATAAAAACATTTTATCAGACCTTTTCAGCATAAAATCGTTTAGTGAAGGATATGGAAATGATTCAAATAATGGATATTTAATTTGTGAGGATTGCGGGGGTTATTATATGCTTGAAAGCAATGAATATCCTGAAGAGTTTGGAAAATGTCAGTGTGGAGGTAATTTAATATATTACCATGATCTAGATGAATTTCTGGGAGATGATGATTTTTAA
- the queC gene encoding 7-cyano-7-deazaguanine synthase QueC, with protein sequence MKNKPKAISVLSGGLDSTVATAYFADKYDIHALTFDYGQRSARMEIESSEVICEKLGMKHTVIELPWLKTLGKSALTSGSAVPELKADELDNKEICDETARKVWVPGRNVAFTAIATSFAEAENAEIIIMGWDLEEAVTFPDNSKEFLDAFNHVLKIGTLDGVQIEAPVINLNKKEIVKLGIKINTPLHLSYSCYMGQKEHCGTCESCMRRKRAFREAKVEDKVEYGIR encoded by the coding sequence ATGAAAAATAAACCAAAGGCAATATCTGTCCTCTCAGGAGGATTAGATTCAACAGTGGCAACAGCATATTTCGCTGATAAATATGATATTCATGCTTTAACATTTGATTATGGGCAGCGAAGCGCCAGAATGGAAATAGAATCATCTGAAGTTATATGTGAAAAATTAGGCATGAAACACACAGTAATAGAGCTCCCATGGCTTAAAACTCTTGGAAAATCTGCATTAACATCTGGTTCTGCAGTTCCAGAGCTTAAAGCAGATGAACTTGATAACAAGGAAATCTGTGATGAAACAGCACGTAAAGTATGGGTTCCTGGACGGAATGTAGCATTTACAGCCATAGCTACATCATTTGCAGAAGCAGAAAATGCTGAAATAATTATCATGGGATGGGACCTTGAAGAAGCTGTTACATTTCCCGATAACTCCAAAGAATTCTTGGATGCATTTAATCATGTTTTGAAGATTGGTACACTTGATGGCGTGCAAATTGAAGCTCCGGTTATAAATTTAAACAAAAAAGAAATTGTAAAGCTCGGTATTAAAATTAATACTCCATTACATTTAAGTTACTCTTGTTATATGGGTCAAAAAGAACATTGTGGAACTTGTGAATCATGTATGCGGCGTAAAAGAGCTTTTAGGGAAGCTAAAGTTGAAGATAAAGTAGAATATGGCATTAGGTAA
- a CDS encoding hydrocarbon-binding protein translates to MNKSETKKAIDYYRSLVEKEVGNEKTVEGKLLGPRKLTKKDHVDLEDIVRPERPFLGKDATEDLDSVYVTTFRVGNLKKPISVARAGYGTDIVAGMELGTNLVKAGLIKSVDDIADFLAKFKIGILDIFKEEDTEDGKKIDLRVYECIECAGLPNIGEPVCYFETGMIIGILTELTGKHVSAEEVRCWTSGYSFCQFDVEIKD, encoded by the coding sequence ATGAACAAAAGTGAAACTAAAAAAGCAATTGATTATTATCGCTCTTTGGTTGAAAAAGAAGTTGGAAACGAAAAAACAGTTGAGGGTAAACTTCTTGGTCCCAGAAAGCTTACCAAAAAAGATCATGTTGATTTAGAAGATATAGTTCGTCCTGAACGACCTTTTTTAGGTAAAGATGCTACTGAAGATTTGGATTCAGTATATGTCACAACATTTAGAGTTGGAAACCTAAAAAAACCAATTTCAGTCGCTAGGGCAGGTTATGGCACAGATATAGTTGCAGGAATGGAACTTGGAACTAACCTGGTTAAAGCAGGCCTCATTAAAAGTGTTGATGACATTGCTGACTTTTTAGCGAAGTTTAAGATAGGTATTCTAGATATTTTCAAGGAAGAAGATACAGAAGATGGGAAAAAGATTGATTTAAGAGTTTATGAATGTATTGAATGTGCAGGGTTGCCTAATATCGGAGAACCAGTTTGTTACTTTGAAACAGGCATGATAATTGGCATATTAACGGAATTAACTGGAAAACATGTCTCTGCAGAGGAGGTAAGGTGCTGGACAAGTGGTTATTCATTCTGCCAATTTGATGTTGAAATAAAAGATTAG
- a CDS encoding class I SAM-dependent methyltransferase, translating into MQKSERVKAHFEEEAHEFDELILKLIPHYEEMINALISSIPFNHDDSIKVLDLGCGTGTITKNLKEKFPNARVKCLDLARNMIEMAKIKLQEYDNINYVIGDFYRLDISEKYDVIVSSLALHHLVTDEDKKDFYKKIYAALNPGGIFLNADVVLGSNDNLQILYINKWKEFMSLSVSAKEIEEKWIPAAEAEDHPAKLVDQLKWLVEIGFRDVDVIWKYYGVAVYGGFKIN; encoded by the coding sequence TTGCAAAAATCAGAAAGAGTAAAGGCTCATTTTGAAGAAGAAGCCCATGAATTCGATGAACTCATTTTAAAATTGATTCCACATTATGAAGAAATGATTAATGCTTTAATCAGCTCAATACCCTTTAATCATGATGATTCAATAAAAGTTCTTGATTTAGGGTGCGGTACGGGAACTATAACCAAAAATCTAAAAGAAAAATTTCCAAATGCAAGAGTAAAATGTCTTGATTTAGCTCGAAATATGATTGAAATGGCTAAAATAAAATTACAAGAATATGATAATATAAATTATGTCATTGGAGATTTTTATAGACTTGATATCAGCGAAAAATATGATGTAATAGTTTCTTCCCTAGCATTACACCATCTTGTAACTGATGAAGATAAAAAAGATTTTTATAAGAAAATATATGCTGCCTTAAATCCAGGAGGAATATTCTTAAACGCTGACGTTGTTTTGGGCTCAAATGACAATTTACAAATATTATACATTAATAAATGGAAAGAATTCATGAGTTTAAGTGTTAGTGCAAAAGAAATTGAAGAAAAATGGATACCTGCAGCAGAAGCAGAAGATCATCCTGCAAAATTAGTTGATCAACTCAAATGGCTTGTAGAAATCGGATTTAGAGATGTTGATGTTATATGGAAATATTACGGTGTTGCAGTTTACGGCGGGTTTAAAATAAACTGA